From a single Photobacterium gaetbulicola Gung47 genomic region:
- a CDS encoding flagellar biosynthesis regulator FlhF (COG1419), protein MKIKRFFAKDMRAALTQVKEELGADAVIMSNKKVTGGVEIVAALDSEELRAQPSPAASKAREELADRFDSAKRQLADDKVQLQSSSSRFAKVLHNFTGQSGDADQQSGQGSEADSLSALLQRQSKHYGDDPRHGRREEPQPSNHSYGERGYAGGGRAQEAARQPNGRQPARHQLDIGDYRRPAVPQAEPLYGARPADNRTESYRAESRFGASSQQKNRLDPSRYDPKARNHGADEIDAMRNEMASIRRLLEHQVSGLMWQEMERREPMRAMMIKRLEKMGLSQELADQLACYIPEDVPANEAWPALLDLLSDQIITAKDSILETGGVVALLGPTGVGKTTTIAKLAARAAMEFGPDQIAMVTTDTFRIGAHEQLATYGRIMGCPVRVAKDAEELADILHQLRHRRLVLLDTAGMGQRDIRLSEQLDTLMQNSGSQIRSFLVLPSTAQRRVLHETIEHFRRIPLSGCVLTKLDESLSLGEVISVSIQHALPIAYLADGQRVPEDIKVATGNYLVARANELLEQELSQQTHFWSSESSESQGADFYD, encoded by the coding sequence TTGAAAATTAAACGTTTTTTTGCCAAGGATATGCGTGCTGCACTTACCCAAGTCAAGGAAGAGCTGGGTGCCGATGCGGTGATCATGTCGAATAAAAAGGTCACCGGCGGGGTGGAAATTGTGGCGGCCCTCGATAGTGAGGAGCTTCGCGCCCAGCCATCACCGGCTGCCAGCAAGGCACGCGAAGAGCTTGCCGATCGGTTTGATTCTGCCAAGCGACAGTTGGCAGACGACAAAGTCCAACTTCAGTCGTCCTCGAGCCGTTTTGCCAAAGTGCTGCACAATTTTACTGGCCAGTCTGGCGATGCCGATCAACAGAGTGGCCAAGGTAGCGAGGCTGACTCGTTGTCGGCACTGCTGCAACGCCAGTCGAAACACTACGGTGATGACCCGCGCCATGGCCGACGCGAGGAGCCGCAGCCAAGCAACCACTCATACGGCGAGCGAGGCTATGCTGGTGGTGGCAGGGCACAGGAAGCCGCTCGCCAGCCAAACGGCCGGCAGCCAGCGAGGCATCAGCTCGATATTGGCGATTACCGCCGTCCGGCGGTGCCGCAGGCCGAGCCGCTGTATGGTGCCCGCCCAGCCGATAACCGTACGGAGTCATACCGTGCCGAGTCACGCTTTGGTGCGTCGTCGCAGCAGAAAAACCGTTTGGATCCAAGTCGCTATGACCCCAAGGCGCGAAACCATGGTGCCGATGAAATCGATGCGATGCGCAATGAGATGGCCTCGATCCGCCGCTTGCTCGAACATCAGGTCTCGGGATTGATGTGGCAGGAGATGGAGCGCCGCGAGCCGATGCGGGCAATGATGATCAAACGGCTGGAGAAAATGGGCCTGTCGCAGGAGCTGGCCGATCAGCTGGCGTGCTATATCCCAGAAGACGTACCGGCTAACGAAGCGTGGCCGGCATTGCTCGATCTGCTGTCCGATCAAATTATCACCGCCAAAGACAGTATCCTGGAAACCGGCGGGGTAGTCGCCCTGCTGGGACCGACCGGTGTTGGCAAGACAACGACGATCGCCAAGCTGGCGGCACGGGCCGCGATGGAGTTCGGCCCCGACCAAATAGCCATGGTCACGACCGACACTTTCCGTATCGGTGCCCACGAGCAGTTGGCCACTTATGGCCGAATTATGGGTTGTCCGGTTCGAGTGGCTAAAGATGCCGAGGAATTGGCCGATATATTACACCAGTTGCGCCATCGCCGATTGGTCCTGCTCGATACCGCCGGAATGGGACAGCGTGATATCAGGCTGTCTGAGCAACTCGATACCCTGATGCAAAACAGCGGCTCGCAAATTCGCAGTTTCTTGGTGCTGCCATCGACAGCGCAGCGCCGGGTACTGCACGAAACCATCGAGCACTTCCGTCGTATTCCGCTTTCGGGCTGTGTACTGACCAAGCTTGATGAGTCACTGAGCTTGGGCGAGGTGATCAGTGTGTCGATCCAGCACGCACTGCCGATTGCCTACCTTGCCGATGGGCAGCGGGTACCGGAAGACATTAAGGTCGCCACGGGGAACTATCTGGTTGCCCGGGCAAATGAATTACTTGAACAAGAGTTAAGCCAGCAGACCCACTTCTGGAGTAGCGAAAGCTCTGAAAGCCAGGGGGCAGACTTTTATGACTGA